The Methylobacterium sp. FF17 DNA segment GCGTCGAGGCCGGCGGCCTTCGCATACCCCTTGATGATGTCGCCCACCGCCTGGGGTGTGAGGCAAGGCGTGTGCTGCAGCCTTAATAGCTGGGAGCTGGTGGTGCGTCCTCCTTCGAGCGGGAAAGGCCGGTTTGAGCCGCAGCTGCTGGTGACGCCGTGTGAGGTGCGCGGATCTTGCGAATGGTTGAGGCGGTTCGCGACCCTAGATGCAACGACCTACAAGCGAGGAAAAACGATGGCTCAAACCGACACGGATGCCTCGGCAAAGATTACCGCCGCTATGTTCGCGCAGCTGCTGAACAAGCTGACTGAGAAGGGCGTTCTCGACAAAACCGATGTCGAGCAGATGATGGCGGAAGCCACCAAGACGCTTCATAGCCCTTCTGGTTCGGACGCCTTCGCGGGGCTCGCTGAGCGGCACGAAGGCGAAATAGGTGATCAGCAACAGCAGACCATCACGCCTGGTAGGTAGCGCTCTTTCCATACGCCGGGGACACGGACCAATAACGTCAGCAAAACGATCGGATATCCCACACATCGATCAGGTTGCTGTCGACCCTTCACAGATCCTCGGAAAGTCCGCTCGGAGCAGCTTGGGAAAAGGATGACCTGCGTCAGGGTTGGGCCGGGACTTGCCCGTCCACTTTACGACCGAGCTGGGCGGCCCCCTGCCGGTCCGCTTCCGGGATGGATCGCCAGAAAGCCGGCCGTTCCCGGAAGGGTCTGCTCGCTGAGCTATTGCGTCAACTGCGTGTCCGCGGAACTCGGGCCGACGCCATTCGGTACGGGTACGTCGGTCGAACCATAGCGAGCGTTCAGGACTAGGTCCGGTCCATCGTAGAGGTTGATCATCCGAGCGATGATGACCGTGTAAGCCGATTGATCCGCGACCGGCTTCTTCGAGTCGATGATCAGACGCCCGACCGGCAGGTAGATCGTCCCGAGCAGGGTACGTGCATTGTCGCTGATGATGCGGTACTCGCGCAGCGCTGTGATGGCCCCTGGTGCAGGTTTGGCTTTGCCCTTTCCGCTGGGAGGAAGCAGCGAAACAGGGGCCGGCGGTGCAAGGCGGTCCTCGAAGAACAGGAGGCCTGCCATGATGCCGTCCTTGGGAGCCGTGAGGCTGACTACACTCTTTTCATCGAACAGCAGCCCACCGCGAGCCCCGGTGAAGTAGAAGCCCGTGTAGCTCCCTGTGAGGCTGGCGTTCTTATCCACGACCAGGGGGCCGTCCTGCATGATGTAGATGCCGGGTCGCAGGCTCACCTGGGCGCCCTTCGTAATGTGCAAACCTCCGCAATAGGTGCCGGGTGAGAGGGTTGCGAAGCCGCTGACGATGTTCACGCCATATGCCGGATCATCGATGCCATCGACGTACTTCTTGGGATTGGTGAAGAACCCCAGATCGACGCAGGACTCGGGGGTCGGACCCTGCCGGTCGATAAGCGGATCGCGCAACGGGGGGCAGTTGAGGGCCGGCGGCGGGATGAAGATGGTGCTTGAGCCGGAGTAGCCGCCCGCTGTGCAGGTCGAGAGGGCTTTGGCAACAGCCGCGTTCTCGCCCTCGATACCGGCGGGGCTGACCGAGTTCGAGTAGAGCGAGCAATCGGTAGCGGTGACCCGAGCAGCAGTCTCAAGGTGGAAAGCGCCCTGAGCCAACGGATCGAGCGCCAGCAGGCAGAGCCGCGTCGTCCCGGCGAGCTTGGCTGTCGAGTGCACCGAGATGTCGATGTTGGGTATATTGAGGAGCTTACCGAAGGAGAGCGGTACGGTCTCCGACACCGTCACCTCCACACCGGTATGGCTGCCGATGACCGCAGCCATCACCCGAGGGGTGGTTCCACTGCTGTCGCGCGCCTGCGCCTGTGCCGTTGCCTGGGCCGTGCGGATCGCGGCTGCATCGTCGGCATTTGCGAGCTTGAACTGGTTGACGCCCGCGATGCTGGCACTGTCGGCTGCGCGTTGAAGCTCGGTGCGCCGCTTGACGAGACTGGCGAACTCCATAGCGGCGGCGCTCAGCCCCATGAGAACGGGCATCATCAGTGCGAAGAGCACGAGCACACCGCCATTCTCGTGGCGACGTAATCGCGTGACTAACTTGATGGCCCGGGACACTTCCATACAGCAGAGCTAGCCGGCAAACGTACCCGACTGCTGAACTTGTTTGCCGAAATCTCGCGTTTGTGCGCGAACGGTTAAGGCGAAGCTCGATTGGTTGTGCGCGAAATTGCTTGCGGAGGCGTTGGGGGCACATCGCGCCTATGACCTGGGCGTGCATGCAGCAATCGACGCCGCGCGGATTGGCGCCATCACCATTGAGTGTGCCGATGACGCCGGCAGCTTCCGCAAGCGCATCAGGGCCGAAGCGCTCGTTGCCTTCGCAGAGGCCGCCGAAGGGCTAAAGCTCGCCCAGGTGGAGCATCCGGTGCATATCATCATGCGGGAGATCAGCGCCGATCCGGCCCCGTCAGGAGAGGCCGAGTGCCCATTCTGCGCCAGTTGCCTCAAATGGGTCCAGGACAGCAGCAATGGGCATGTTCACGCACAGTGTGTGACCTCTGGTTGTCTCTGCATCATGCCGTGATCCGCATTGTTTCGGCGCTGGGCCAAGGGACGGTACGCCCTGGCCCTGGTGCGCAACGGCACAATGCCTATTCGACAGGCATATGGTTATGGACTGAGCAATGACACTCAATCGTCTGCCTTGATGTGTAGCATAAAAGGTATCAAGGATAATCATGCTGGCTGGGAAACTTGCAATTTGTACCCTAATTGTAGGCACCCTCATGGCTGGCCCGGCGATGGCTCAAAAAGCAGGTGCTAAGAAAAACAAACGTCATGTGACGCGGATAGAGACGGTTCAGCCCAAGTCCATGCGCAGCGAAGCCGATCGTCAACGCGATCCCCTTGGCATCATACAGCGGCAGGGGGTGAGCAGCCTGTATGGCGGAATGGGCAATATGGGTGGGGGTTCCGGCCGGAGTGCGAACACCGGGGTCGGCCTGGGAGCCCATGGCAACAGCCAGGGACCTCGGTTCTAGCACACCTGTAATGGCATCCTCGCTGCGCGCGAGAAGAGGGGCGACTCTCATGATTTGGGCAACGAGAATTATAGACGCCGGCGAGGATGCTTACCTGCGGGAACTATTCTGCATGCAGCGAGCTGTAATGGGTAACCCTCAGTACATGATGCTAGTTCGGGTTCATCTAGCGGATGCTAGGCAGCAGTTGTATGTCCGAATGTACGATTATGACCTCATGCCTTCGTACTATGGGTTTGCGAGGATCAGCCACAAGGAGTTACCTCCAGCTCCCGAACTTCTCGAAGGCGACACTAATGCGTTTCAAGAAGTATTCCAGTCGTAGGGTGATTAAATTCAACGTGGTATTGCTTGAGCTAATCAATATGGTCAGTAAGTCTGAGTTTATTCATGAAGCTGACCGCGGTCTTCTCGTATCGATCGGAAGCTCCAGCTTAGATCATTGTGTGTAACTCAGCATCACTCCCCTGCCTCAGAGAGCGGAAAACGCCAGCCCAGCTGATCCGTTCAAGTGACAACGGGTCCTAACTGGGACCGATGACGAAAGCAGGAAAGATCATCCTCGGTGTTATCGCTTTGGTTAGTGTCGCATCCGCAATTTTCGCGGGTATCAAAGTCGTCACAAAGGAACTTTCGCCGCGGAAAACGTACGCCTGTGATTTCCGGCTGATCAGTTGGGCGATATGCGACCTACCTATGGCCGCGCATACGATCCGTGGTTCGATGTCATTTGCTGAAGCTGATCAGACCGCGCGCGCAGCACGCCGTGATCGCATCATTGCGTGTGAGCATGAACGGACGAAGCGAAGACTCAGCGGTGAACCAGAGCGCAAATCGAAATGTTGGGATAAGAGTAACTATTGATTCTGCTCGGCGCATCCTACCGATGGTTCATGGCTGTTCTTTTTGTGATAAGAACAGTCATGATTATGAAAGCGCTAGACCATGCTTGGTCAAGTAAACGCTTTCGAGAATGGTTAGAGCAGCAACCCGGTCGGGCGCTTCAACGGCTCCCGCAGCAAGGCTACGCTGGCCCTGGAAGCCATCTTCGACGGTGAAGATGTCGACGTGGGGGTGGCCCCTATGCGGTATTCACACGTGTCGCCAGCACCTTATCGATACGGCGGCCATCCATATCCACCACCTCAAACCGCCAATTCAGGATCATGACGATGTCGCCGGTGACCGGCAGCCGTTCTAACCCCGCGATCACCAAGCCTCCTACCGTCTCGTAGTGTCGGCGCTCCGGTAGGGTCAGGCCAATTAGGTCAGCCATCTCGTCGGCTGGCATCGCGCCTGCAAGCAGCCATGAGCCGTCCTCGCGTTGCACGGCGTCTGGATCTGCTCCGTCCTCATCGGACCGGAATGCACCCGCGATGACGTCGAGGATATCGGCGGGCGTGACCACTCCCTCGAAGTGGCCGTACTCGTCATGGACCAGTGCCATAGGCATCTCGGCCTCGCGCAAAAGGCTTAACGCGTCGAGTGCGCCGATCCCGTCAGGGATTATGCTGACCTGATGGACATGTTCGCGAAGCCTGATCGGATCGCCCCTGAAGAGGACTGGAACCAGATCACGCACCTGAACAACGCCGATCATGTTGTCCGGACTGCCTTGGCCGACAGGCAGGCGCGCATGTCCGGCTGACATCAGGGCCGCGCGGATCTTGGTGTCGTCCTGATCAAGATCAATCCATTCGATATCCGTGCGGGGGGTCATCACACCCCGCACCACGCGGTCGCCAAGCCGTAACACCCCGGCGATCATCCGGCGCTCGTCCGTCTCGATGACACCGGCCGTCTCGGCCTCGGCCATAACAGTGCGGATCTCCTCCTCGGTGATCGCGCTAGTGGTTTCGGTACTCTGCCCGAAGAGGCGAAAGATCAGTTTCGTCGAGCTATCGAGCAATCCGACCACCGGTCCGGCCACCCGTGAGACCACCGTCATCGTCGGCGCGACCAAACAGGCTATCCCCTCCGCATTCCGAAGGGCGAGGTTCTTGGGCACGAGTTCGCCGATGACGACCGACAGGTAGGTGATCACAGCGATTACCAAGCCGTAGCCGAGAGGTTCGGCAACGGCCTCAGAAAGCCCCTGGGCGAGCAGGATGTTGGTCAGCCGCTGGCCGAGTGCGGCACCCGAGAAGGCGCCTGCAAGCACGCCGATCAGGGTGATGCCGATTTGGACCGTGGAGAGAAAGCGTCCCGGGTCCTCCGCCAGTTTGAGAGCGGCTTGCGCGCCTGTCCGGCGCTGATCGGCCATGACCTGCAGCCGTGCCTTGCGGGCTGAGACCAGGGCAAGTTCGGACAAGGAAAACACGCCGTTCAGGGCGATCAGAAAAAGTGCAACGCTGAGTTCGAACACGGCCTACCGGGGGTGAGATTGGTGATGGACAAGCTGGTGAGGTACGTTCCAGCCGGCAGTTTGCCCGACAAGAATCTGTGCGACTTGGGAATAGGGAGGACGAGGCTTCGCGAACGGCGTTCCGGGTTTTGCGCTTTCGATGATCACCGCTCAGAAACGGTGCGTTATGCCGATGTAAGGATTGATCGCCGGCGTTTCTCGATCGAGACCAAAGTATACCGCTCCATCGATCTGAGTGTTTTCAAACACCCTCCAGCTTAAGCTGAGGTCAACGCTGGAGCTGCTGTAATATGCTATCTCCCTCCACATGTAGGTAGAGAACTCGAAGCCTGCGGTCACGGTGTCCGAGATGGCGTAGCTCAGCTGTGCGGCAACGCCATAGTGGCCACGATACCCGGTGCCAAGATCGTTCCGCAGAAGGCTGAAGTGCGGTTGCACCGTCAGGTGCCAGTCCGGCAAGCCGATCGTCGTCGTGAACGGCATGTCGAGACTGGCTTCGATATGCTCCGGCCCGATGCCCCTCGACGCGGTTGGAAGCCGGGCCGCGGCAACCAGCGCCAACGACTGCTCGCCGCCATCATTGCCGAAGATATTAATCTTCGACGCGATGAACGACGTTCCAAGGCCACGAAACGTCTCGCCGGTCACCTCCTCCGTCACCCCCTGCTTTAGCCGGGTGAAGACGTTCGCGCCGATCTGGATCTCGGCATTGTCCGTGATGCCGAACCTTAGGACAGGCGAGCCCAGGCTGAAGGTCCTGGTACGCTCGGACTTGTCGAAAATCAGGTTCGCGAAGTCAGACTCGATCTGGAAGCGTCCGACGTCGATTGTCGTGGTCGAGTACGTTTTGTTGGGCCGGTCCGCCGAGAAGGGCCTGAGCAGATCGTCCGGCACGGGGTTGAGGATCGAGTACGGAGCGGTGAACCTACCTTCGGCTGCAGCCTCGGCAATGAGGCCGCCCAGCGCGACGGCGCCGATACCAACCCAACCGAAGGGGCCGCTCGGCTTGAACGAACCGGGTGTCATTGGGTCCTTGGCTTGCTCGATGGATCAGTAAATACATTATCCTAACATGGACCTGGGGGTACCTTCGTGACAAAAAATTGCGCTCGCTGCTGTCTGCGAGGCTGTCGCGGAGACCCGTTCATCGTCTCGCATTGGGTACTGGCCAACCCATGCGGGCGCAGATGATAGCTTTC contains these protein-coding regions:
- a CDS encoding Tad domain-containing protein; translation: MLVLFALMMPVLMGLSAAAMEFASLVKRRTELQRAADSASIAGVNQFKLANADDAAAIRTAQATAQAQARDSSGTTPRVMAAVIGSHTGVEVTVSETVPLSFGKLLNIPNIDISVHSTAKLAGTTRLCLLALDPLAQGAFHLETAARVTATDCSLYSNSVSPAGIEGENAAVAKALSTCTAGGYSGSSTIFIPPPALNCPPLRDPLIDRQGPTPESCVDLGFFTNPKKYVDGIDDPAYGVNIVSGFATLSPGTYCGGLHITKGAQVSLRPGIYIMQDGPLVVDKNASLTGSYTGFYFTGARGGLLFDEKSVVSLTAPKDGIMAGLLFFEDRLAPPAPVSLLPPSGKGKAKPAPGAITALREYRIISDNARTLLGTIYLPVGRLIIDSKKPVADQSAYTVIIARMINLYDGPDLVLNARYGSTDVPVPNGVGPSSADTQLTQ
- a CDS encoding hemolysin family protein, which produces MFELSVALFLIALNGVFSLSELALVSARKARLQVMADQRRTGAQAALKLAEDPGRFLSTVQIGITLIGVLAGAFSGAALGQRLTNILLAQGLSEAVAEPLGYGLVIAVITYLSVVIGELVPKNLALRNAEGIACLVAPTMTVVSRVAGPVVGLLDSSTKLIFRLFGQSTETTSAITEEEIRTVMAEAETAGVIETDERRMIAGVLRLGDRVVRGVMTPRTDIEWIDLDQDDTKIRAALMSAGHARLPVGQGSPDNMIGVVQVRDLVPVLFRGDPIRLREHVHQVSIIPDGIGALDALSLLREAEMPMALVHDEYGHFEGVVTPADILDVIAGAFRSDEDGADPDAVQREDGSWLLAGAMPADEMADLIGLTLPERRHYETVGGLVIAGLERLPVTGDIVMILNWRFEVVDMDGRRIDKVLATRVNTA
- a CDS encoding transporter, which codes for MTPGSFKPSGPFGWVGIGAVALGGLIAEAAAEGRFTAPYSILNPVPDDLLRPFSADRPNKTYSTTTIDVGRFQIESDFANLIFDKSERTRTFSLGSPVLRFGITDNAEIQIGANVFTRLKQGVTEEVTGETFRGLGTSFIASKINIFGNDGGEQSLALVAAARLPTASRGIGPEHIEASLDMPFTTTIGLPDWHLTVQPHFSLLRNDLGTGYRGHYGVAAQLSYAISDTVTAGFEFSTYMWREIAYYSSSSVDLSLSWRVFENTQIDGAVYFGLDRETPAINPYIGITHRF